From Agelaius phoeniceus isolate bAgePho1 chromosome 19, bAgePho1.hap1, whole genome shotgun sequence, a single genomic window includes:
- the HGS gene encoding hepatocyte growth factor-regulated tyrosine kinase substrate isoform X1 — protein sequence MGRGGGTFERLLDKATSQLLLETDWESILQICDMIRQGDTQAKYAVNAIKKKVNDKNPHVALYALEVMESVVKNCGQTVHDEVANKQTMEELKEILKRQVETSVRSKILYLIQAWAHAFRNEPKYKVVQDTYQIMKVEGHVFPEFKESDAMFAAERAPDWVDAEECHRCRVQFGVVTRKHHCRACGQIFCGKCSSKYSTIPKFGIEKEVRVCEPCYEHLNKKTEGKAASTSELPPEYLTSPLSQQSQVSSCPIGDLVILTCLLIPLLTTSLPFHFQLPPKRDETALQEEEELQLAIALSQSEAEEKERMRQKTTYSMYPKAEPTPVTSSAPPVSTLYSPPVNSSAPLAEDIDPELARYLNRNYWEKKQEEVRKSPTPSAPLSLTEPAVQPGEAHPAPLGVVEQYQNGESEENHEQFLKALQNAVTTFVNRMKSNHMRGRSITNDSAVLSLFQSINNMHPQLLELLNQLDERRLYYEGLQDKLAQIRDARGALNALREEHQEKLRRAAEEAERQRQIQLAQKLEIMRQKKQEYLEMQRQLAIQRLQEQEKERQLRLEQQKQTIQMRAQMPAFSLPYAQLQAMPAASGVIYQPSGPTSFPGTFSPAGSVEGSPMHSVYMNQAAQGGSGPYAAMPGTDPSMVNAYMYQAGASSGQGPQQGPAVPTTTPAYSSYQPTPTQGYQTAASQSQSIPAISQAPQSGTMGYMGSQSVSMGYQPYSMQGLMSALPGQDTALSSLPAQQSYLPGQQPLYQQVAPAGGPPQQQPPAAPAPGQQPPGSGEAQLISFD from the exons AtggggcgcggcggcggcaCCTTCGAGCGGCTCCTCG ATAAGGCCacgagccagctcctgctggagacAGACTGGGAATCCATCCTGCAGATCTGCGACATGATCCGCCAGGGAGACACGCA GGCGAAATATGCCGTCAACGCCATCAAGAAGAAGGTGAATGACAAGAATCCCCACGTGGCCCTGTACGCGCTGGAG GTCATGGAGTCAGTGGTTAAAAACTGTGGCCAAACAGTCCATGATGAGGTGGCCAATAAACAGACCATGGAGGAGCTGAAGGAAATACTCAAG AGGCAAGTGGAGACAAGTGTCCGCAGTAAGATCCTGTACCTCATCCAGGCCTGGGCTCACGCCTTCCGCAACGAGCCCAAGTACAAGGTGGTGCAGGACACCTATCAGATCATGAAGGTTGAAG GGCACGTCTTCCCGGAGTTCAAGGAGAGCGATGCCATGTTTGCTGCAGAGAGG GCTCCAGACTGGGTGGATGCAGAGGAGTGTCACAGGTGCCGAGTGCAGTTTGGCGTTGTGACGCGCAAG CACCACTGCCGGGCCTGCGGGCAGATCTTCTGTGGAAAATGCTCCTCCAAGTATTCCACCATCCCCAAGTTTGGGATTGAGAAGGAAGTGAGAGTCTGTGAGCCCTGCTATGAGCATCTCAACAA GAAAACTGAGGGTAAAGCTGCTTCCACCTCTGAACTGCCTCCTGAGTACCTGACCAGCCCCCTCTCTCAGCAGTCCCAGGTGAGCAGCTGCCCCATAGGTGATCTGGTGATCCTGACCTGTTTGTTGATCCCATTACTGACCACCTCCCTACCTTTCCACTTCCAGCTGCCTCCAAAGCGTGATGAGACAGCTCTGcaagaggaagaggagctcCAGCTGGCTATTGCCTTGTCTCAGTCAGAggctgaggagaaggagagaatG AGGCAGAAAACAACGTACTCCATGTACCCCAAGGCTGAGCCCACTCCTGTCACGTCCTCGGCTCCCCCAGTCAGCACACTCTACTCCCCACCCGTG AATTCCTCTGCTCCCTTGGCTGAGGACATTGACCCAGAG CTGGCTCGGTACCTGAACCGCAACTACTGGGAGAAGAAGCAGGAGGAGGTTCGCAAGAGCCCCACACCGTCAGCACCCCTGTccctgacagagccagctgtgcaGCCTGGGGAAGCCCACCCTGCCCCTCTTGGGGTGGTTGAG CAGTACCAGAACGGTGAGTCCGAGGAGAACCACGAGCAGTTCCTGAAGGCACTGCAGAACGCGGTCACCACGTTCGTCAACCGCATGAAGAGCAACCACATGCGAGGCCGCAGCATCACCAACGACTCTGCCGTGTTGTCCCTCTTCCAGTCCATCAACAACATGCACccgcagctgctggagctgctcaacCAGCTGGACGAGCGCAGGC tgTACTATGAGGGCCTGCAGGACAAGCTGGCCCAGATCCGGGACGCGCGCGGGGCCCTGAATgcgctgcgggaggagcaccAGGAGAAGCTGCGCCGTGCAGCGGAGGAGGCAGAGCGGCAGCGCCAGATCCAGCTGGCACAGAAGCTGGAGATCATGAGGCAGAAGAAGCAG GAGTACCTGGAGATGCAGCGTCAGCTGGCcatccagaggctgcaggagcaggagaaggagaggcagctgcgcctggagcagcagaagcagaCCATCCAGATGAGAGCCCAGATGCCAGCTTTCTCACTGCCTTATGCTCAG CTCCAGGCCATGCCCGCAGCCAGTGGGGTGATCTACCAGCCCTCTGGGCCCACCAGCTTCCCTGGCACGTTCAGCCCAGCTGGCTCCGTGGAGGGCTCTCCCATGCACAGCGTGTACATGAACCAGGCTGCACAAGGGGGATCTGGGCCCTACGCTGCCATGCCCGGCACTG ATCCCAGCATGGTGAATGCCTACATGTACCAGGCGGGTgccagcagcgggcaggggcctCAGCAGGGGCCGGCGGTGCCCACCACCACCCCTGCATATTCATCCTACCAGCCCACACCCACACAGGGCTACCAG ACTGCAGCCTCACAGTCGCAGAGCATCCCAGCCATCTCCCAGGCACCCCAGTCGGGCACCATGGGCTACATGGGCAGCCAGTCTGTCTCCATGGGCTACCAGCCCTACAGCATGCAG GGTCTTATGtctgccctgccaggccaggacacagctctgagcagcctgccagcccagcagtcCTACCTGCCCGGGCAGCAGCCCCTCTACCAACAG gTGGCCCCAGCTGGGGggcctccccagcagcagcccccagcagcacctgcccccgggcagcagcccccGGGCAGTGGGGAGGCCCAGCTCATCTCGTTTGACTGA
- the HGS gene encoding hepatocyte growth factor-regulated tyrosine kinase substrate isoform X2, translating into MGRGGGTFERLLDKATSQLLLETDWESILQICDMIRQGDTQAKYAVNAIKKKVNDKNPHVALYALEVMESVVKNCGQTVHDEVANKQTMEELKEILKRQVETSVRSKILYLIQAWAHAFRNEPKYKVVQDTYQIMKVEGHVFPEFKESDAMFAAERAPDWVDAEECHRCRVQFGVVTRKHHCRACGQIFCGKCSSKYSTIPKFGIEKEVRVCEPCYEHLNKKTEGKAASTSELPPEYLTSPLSQQSQLPPKRDETALQEEEELQLAIALSQSEAEEKERMRQKTTYSMYPKAEPTPVTSSAPPVSTLYSPPVNSSAPLAEDIDPELARYLNRNYWEKKQEEVRKSPTPSAPLSLTEPAVQPGEAHPAPLGVVEQQYQNGESEENHEQFLKALQNAVTTFVNRMKSNHMRGRSITNDSAVLSLFQSINNMHPQLLELLNQLDERRLYYEGLQDKLAQIRDARGALNALREEHQEKLRRAAEEAERQRQIQLAQKLEIMRQKKQEYLEMQRQLAIQRLQEQEKERQLRLEQQKQTIQMRAQMPAFSLPYAQLQAMPAASGVIYQPSGPTSFPGTFSPAGSVEGSPMHSVYMNQAAQGGSGPYAAMPGTDPSMVNAYMYQAGASSGQGPQQGPAVPTTTPAYSSYQPTPTQGYQTAASQSQSIPAISQAPQSGTMGYMGSQSVSMGYQPYSMQGLMSALPGQDTALSSLPAQQSYLPGQQPLYQQVAPAGGPPQQQPPAAPAPGQQPPGSGEAQLISFD; encoded by the exons AtggggcgcggcggcggcaCCTTCGAGCGGCTCCTCG ATAAGGCCacgagccagctcctgctggagacAGACTGGGAATCCATCCTGCAGATCTGCGACATGATCCGCCAGGGAGACACGCA GGCGAAATATGCCGTCAACGCCATCAAGAAGAAGGTGAATGACAAGAATCCCCACGTGGCCCTGTACGCGCTGGAG GTCATGGAGTCAGTGGTTAAAAACTGTGGCCAAACAGTCCATGATGAGGTGGCCAATAAACAGACCATGGAGGAGCTGAAGGAAATACTCAAG AGGCAAGTGGAGACAAGTGTCCGCAGTAAGATCCTGTACCTCATCCAGGCCTGGGCTCACGCCTTCCGCAACGAGCCCAAGTACAAGGTGGTGCAGGACACCTATCAGATCATGAAGGTTGAAG GGCACGTCTTCCCGGAGTTCAAGGAGAGCGATGCCATGTTTGCTGCAGAGAGG GCTCCAGACTGGGTGGATGCAGAGGAGTGTCACAGGTGCCGAGTGCAGTTTGGCGTTGTGACGCGCAAG CACCACTGCCGGGCCTGCGGGCAGATCTTCTGTGGAAAATGCTCCTCCAAGTATTCCACCATCCCCAAGTTTGGGATTGAGAAGGAAGTGAGAGTCTGTGAGCCCTGCTATGAGCATCTCAACAA GAAAACTGAGGGTAAAGCTGCTTCCACCTCTGAACTGCCTCCTGAGTACCTGACCAGCCCCCTCTCTCAGCAGTCCCAG CTGCCTCCAAAGCGTGATGAGACAGCTCTGcaagaggaagaggagctcCAGCTGGCTATTGCCTTGTCTCAGTCAGAggctgaggagaaggagagaatG AGGCAGAAAACAACGTACTCCATGTACCCCAAGGCTGAGCCCACTCCTGTCACGTCCTCGGCTCCCCCAGTCAGCACACTCTACTCCCCACCCGTG AATTCCTCTGCTCCCTTGGCTGAGGACATTGACCCAGAG CTGGCTCGGTACCTGAACCGCAACTACTGGGAGAAGAAGCAGGAGGAGGTTCGCAAGAGCCCCACACCGTCAGCACCCCTGTccctgacagagccagctgtgcaGCCTGGGGAAGCCCACCCTGCCCCTCTTGGGGTGGTTGAG caGCAGTACCAGAACGGTGAGTCCGAGGAGAACCACGAGCAGTTCCTGAAGGCACTGCAGAACGCGGTCACCACGTTCGTCAACCGCATGAAGAGCAACCACATGCGAGGCCGCAGCATCACCAACGACTCTGCCGTGTTGTCCCTCTTCCAGTCCATCAACAACATGCACccgcagctgctggagctgctcaacCAGCTGGACGAGCGCAGGC tgTACTATGAGGGCCTGCAGGACAAGCTGGCCCAGATCCGGGACGCGCGCGGGGCCCTGAATgcgctgcgggaggagcaccAGGAGAAGCTGCGCCGTGCAGCGGAGGAGGCAGAGCGGCAGCGCCAGATCCAGCTGGCACAGAAGCTGGAGATCATGAGGCAGAAGAAGCAG GAGTACCTGGAGATGCAGCGTCAGCTGGCcatccagaggctgcaggagcaggagaaggagaggcagctgcgcctggagcagcagaagcagaCCATCCAGATGAGAGCCCAGATGCCAGCTTTCTCACTGCCTTATGCTCAG CTCCAGGCCATGCCCGCAGCCAGTGGGGTGATCTACCAGCCCTCTGGGCCCACCAGCTTCCCTGGCACGTTCAGCCCAGCTGGCTCCGTGGAGGGCTCTCCCATGCACAGCGTGTACATGAACCAGGCTGCACAAGGGGGATCTGGGCCCTACGCTGCCATGCCCGGCACTG ATCCCAGCATGGTGAATGCCTACATGTACCAGGCGGGTgccagcagcgggcaggggcctCAGCAGGGGCCGGCGGTGCCCACCACCACCCCTGCATATTCATCCTACCAGCCCACACCCACACAGGGCTACCAG ACTGCAGCCTCACAGTCGCAGAGCATCCCAGCCATCTCCCAGGCACCCCAGTCGGGCACCATGGGCTACATGGGCAGCCAGTCTGTCTCCATGGGCTACCAGCCCTACAGCATGCAG GGTCTTATGtctgccctgccaggccaggacacagctctgagcagcctgccagcccagcagtcCTACCTGCCCGGGCAGCAGCCCCTCTACCAACAG gTGGCCCCAGCTGGGGggcctccccagcagcagcccccagcagcacctgcccccgggcagcagcccccGGGCAGTGGGGAGGCCCAGCTCATCTCGTTTGACTGA
- the HGS gene encoding hepatocyte growth factor-regulated tyrosine kinase substrate isoform X3 — translation MGRGGGTFERLLDKATSQLLLETDWESILQICDMIRQGDTQAKYAVNAIKKKVNDKNPHVALYALEVMESVVKNCGQTVHDEVANKQTMEELKEILKRQVETSVRSKILYLIQAWAHAFRNEPKYKVVQDTYQIMKVEGHVFPEFKESDAMFAAERAPDWVDAEECHRCRVQFGVVTRKHHCRACGQIFCGKCSSKYSTIPKFGIEKEVRVCEPCYEHLNKKTEGKAASTSELPPEYLTSPLSQQSQLPPKRDETALQEEEELQLAIALSQSEAEEKERMRQKTTYSMYPKAEPTPVTSSAPPVSTLYSPPVNSSAPLAEDIDPELARYLNRNYWEKKQEEVRKSPTPSAPLSLTEPAVQPGEAHPAPLGVVEQYQNGESEENHEQFLKALQNAVTTFVNRMKSNHMRGRSITNDSAVLSLFQSINNMHPQLLELLNQLDERRLYYEGLQDKLAQIRDARGALNALREEHQEKLRRAAEEAERQRQIQLAQKLEIMRQKKQEYLEMQRQLAIQRLQEQEKERQLRLEQQKQTIQMRAQMPAFSLPYAQLQAMPAASGVIYQPSGPTSFPGTFSPAGSVEGSPMHSVYMNQAAQGGSGPYAAMPGTDPSMVNAYMYQAGASSGQGPQQGPAVPTTTPAYSSYQPTPTQGYQTAASQSQSIPAISQAPQSGTMGYMGSQSVSMGYQPYSMQGLMSALPGQDTALSSLPAQQSYLPGQQPLYQQVAPAGGPPQQQPPAAPAPGQQPPGSGEAQLISFD, via the exons AtggggcgcggcggcggcaCCTTCGAGCGGCTCCTCG ATAAGGCCacgagccagctcctgctggagacAGACTGGGAATCCATCCTGCAGATCTGCGACATGATCCGCCAGGGAGACACGCA GGCGAAATATGCCGTCAACGCCATCAAGAAGAAGGTGAATGACAAGAATCCCCACGTGGCCCTGTACGCGCTGGAG GTCATGGAGTCAGTGGTTAAAAACTGTGGCCAAACAGTCCATGATGAGGTGGCCAATAAACAGACCATGGAGGAGCTGAAGGAAATACTCAAG AGGCAAGTGGAGACAAGTGTCCGCAGTAAGATCCTGTACCTCATCCAGGCCTGGGCTCACGCCTTCCGCAACGAGCCCAAGTACAAGGTGGTGCAGGACACCTATCAGATCATGAAGGTTGAAG GGCACGTCTTCCCGGAGTTCAAGGAGAGCGATGCCATGTTTGCTGCAGAGAGG GCTCCAGACTGGGTGGATGCAGAGGAGTGTCACAGGTGCCGAGTGCAGTTTGGCGTTGTGACGCGCAAG CACCACTGCCGGGCCTGCGGGCAGATCTTCTGTGGAAAATGCTCCTCCAAGTATTCCACCATCCCCAAGTTTGGGATTGAGAAGGAAGTGAGAGTCTGTGAGCCCTGCTATGAGCATCTCAACAA GAAAACTGAGGGTAAAGCTGCTTCCACCTCTGAACTGCCTCCTGAGTACCTGACCAGCCCCCTCTCTCAGCAGTCCCAG CTGCCTCCAAAGCGTGATGAGACAGCTCTGcaagaggaagaggagctcCAGCTGGCTATTGCCTTGTCTCAGTCAGAggctgaggagaaggagagaatG AGGCAGAAAACAACGTACTCCATGTACCCCAAGGCTGAGCCCACTCCTGTCACGTCCTCGGCTCCCCCAGTCAGCACACTCTACTCCCCACCCGTG AATTCCTCTGCTCCCTTGGCTGAGGACATTGACCCAGAG CTGGCTCGGTACCTGAACCGCAACTACTGGGAGAAGAAGCAGGAGGAGGTTCGCAAGAGCCCCACACCGTCAGCACCCCTGTccctgacagagccagctgtgcaGCCTGGGGAAGCCCACCCTGCCCCTCTTGGGGTGGTTGAG CAGTACCAGAACGGTGAGTCCGAGGAGAACCACGAGCAGTTCCTGAAGGCACTGCAGAACGCGGTCACCACGTTCGTCAACCGCATGAAGAGCAACCACATGCGAGGCCGCAGCATCACCAACGACTCTGCCGTGTTGTCCCTCTTCCAGTCCATCAACAACATGCACccgcagctgctggagctgctcaacCAGCTGGACGAGCGCAGGC tgTACTATGAGGGCCTGCAGGACAAGCTGGCCCAGATCCGGGACGCGCGCGGGGCCCTGAATgcgctgcgggaggagcaccAGGAGAAGCTGCGCCGTGCAGCGGAGGAGGCAGAGCGGCAGCGCCAGATCCAGCTGGCACAGAAGCTGGAGATCATGAGGCAGAAGAAGCAG GAGTACCTGGAGATGCAGCGTCAGCTGGCcatccagaggctgcaggagcaggagaaggagaggcagctgcgcctggagcagcagaagcagaCCATCCAGATGAGAGCCCAGATGCCAGCTTTCTCACTGCCTTATGCTCAG CTCCAGGCCATGCCCGCAGCCAGTGGGGTGATCTACCAGCCCTCTGGGCCCACCAGCTTCCCTGGCACGTTCAGCCCAGCTGGCTCCGTGGAGGGCTCTCCCATGCACAGCGTGTACATGAACCAGGCTGCACAAGGGGGATCTGGGCCCTACGCTGCCATGCCCGGCACTG ATCCCAGCATGGTGAATGCCTACATGTACCAGGCGGGTgccagcagcgggcaggggcctCAGCAGGGGCCGGCGGTGCCCACCACCACCCCTGCATATTCATCCTACCAGCCCACACCCACACAGGGCTACCAG ACTGCAGCCTCACAGTCGCAGAGCATCCCAGCCATCTCCCAGGCACCCCAGTCGGGCACCATGGGCTACATGGGCAGCCAGTCTGTCTCCATGGGCTACCAGCCCTACAGCATGCAG GGTCTTATGtctgccctgccaggccaggacacagctctgagcagcctgccagcccagcagtcCTACCTGCCCGGGCAGCAGCCCCTCTACCAACAG gTGGCCCCAGCTGGGGggcctccccagcagcagcccccagcagcacctgcccccgggcagcagcccccGGGCAGTGGGGAGGCCCAGCTCATCTCGTTTGACTGA
- the MRPL12 gene encoding large ribosomal subunit protein bL12m — translation MLPAALPAARRALLPLPPLLPLPLRPLPPRRGAPAGLRALGTGPARRSEALAGAPLDTAAKEYSPKVRQLVRDIAGLTLLEVADLNALLKETLKIPDVGVMPAAAAASLLPAQAAPQEEEVVPLKKEKTHFTVRLTELKAADKVKLIKEVKNFVPGVNLVQAKKLVESLPQEIKANASKEEAEKIKAALEAAGGTVVLE, via the exons ATGCTGCCCGCCGCGCtgcccgccgcccgccgggcgctgctcccgctgccgccgctgctccctctgccgctccggccgctgccgccgcgcCGCGGGGCCCCCGCCGGGCTGCGGGCGCTCGGCACCGGCCCCGCGCGGCGCTCGGAGGCGCTGGCCGGGGCGCCGCTGGACACGGCCGCCAAGGAATACTCGCCCAAGGTGCGGCAGCTGGTGCGGGACATCGCGGGGCTGACGCTGCTCGAGGTGGCCGATCTCAACGCGTTGCTCAAG GAGACGCTGAAGATCCCGGACGTGGGGGTGAtgcccgcggccgccgccgcctccctgCTGCCCGCCCAGGCGGCTCCGCAG gaggaggaggtggtcCCACTCAAGAAGGAGAAAACTCATTTCACCGTCCGGCTGACGGAGCTGAAGGCCGCTGACAAGGTGAAGCTGATCAAGGAGGTGAAGAACTTCGTGCCCGGAGTGAACCTGGTGCAG GCGAAGAAGCTGGTGGAGTCCCTTCCGCAGGAGATCAAGGCCAACGCCTCCAAGGAGGAAGCAGAGAAGATCAAAGCAGcgctggaggcagcaggagggacTGTTGTTCTGGAGTAG